From the Prunus dulcis chromosome 4, ALMONDv2, whole genome shotgun sequence genome, one window contains:
- the LOC117626804 gene encoding protein DMP4-like: MEIKIQAEESRHWPDDEQKLPLLQDMSKSVTEEERTLIQKAIRQTFQSTAHLANLLPTGTVLAFQLLAPIFSNQGNCDSVSRSMTAGLVALCGASCFLLSFTDSYRDKNGNVCYGFATFRGLWIIDGSTTLSPEVDANFQLQFIDFLHAFMSILVFAAVALFDQNVVNCFYPTPSDKAQEILTALPVGIGVICSMLFVVFPTKRHGIGFPLSVN; encoded by the coding sequence ATGGAGATCAAGATACAAGCTGAGGAATCCCGGCACTGGCCTGATGATGAACAAAAACTTCCCCTCTTGCAAGATATGTCAAAGTCCGTAACAGAGGAGGAAAGAACCTTGATACAGAAAGCCATTCGCCAGACGTTTCAAAGCACAGCTCATTTGGCCAATCTTTTACCAACCGGAACAGTTCTTGCATTTCAGCTCCTAGCACCCATATTTTCAAACCAAGGCAACTGTGACTCAGTCAGCCGGTCCATGACTGCTGGTCTTGTAGCCCTCTGTGGAGCTTCATGTTTTCTACTGAGCTTCACTGACAGCTATAGAGACAAGAATGGAAATGTCTGTTATGGCTTTGCTACATTCCGAGGCTTATGGATCATCGATGGGTCAACCACCCTTTCACCCGAAGTTGATGCAAATTTCCAACTGCAGTTTATAGATTTCCTCCATGCCTTTATGTCAATACTTGTATTTGCAGCTGTTGCACTATTTGATCAGAATGTAGTGAATTGCTTCTATCCAACACCGTCGGATAAGGCTCAGGAGATTCTCACAGCATTGCCAGTTGGCATTGGTGTCATTTGCAGTATGTTGTTT